One genomic segment of Capricornis sumatraensis isolate serow.1 chromosome 6, serow.2, whole genome shotgun sequence includes these proteins:
- the LOC138081191 gene encoding olfactory receptor 13C3, translating to MDKINQTFVLEFLLLGLSEYPKTEIVYFVVILSMYLVILVGNGVLITASIFDSHLHSPMYFFLGNLSFLDICYTSSSVPSTLVSLISKKRNISFSGCAVQMFFGFAMGSTECLLLGMMAFDRYVAICNPLRYSVIMSKVVYVLMASVSWLSGGINSIVQTSLAMRLPFCENNVINHFTCEILAVLKLVCTDISLNIITIMISNMAFLVLPLLVIFFSYMFILYTILRMNSARGRHKAFSTCSAHLTVVIIFYGTIFFMYAKPKSQELHGENKLQASDKLISLFYGVVTPMLNPIIYSLRNKDVKAAVKYLLTKNLSSK from the coding sequence ATGGATAAAATTAACCAGACATTTGTGCTAGAATTTCTTCTTCTGGGTCTTTCTGAATACCCAAAGACTGAGATTGTTTACTTTGTTGTAATTCTAAGCATGTACCTAGTCATTCTAGTTGGCAACGGTGTTCTCATCACAGCAAGCATCTTTGATTCCCATCTTCActcccccatgtacttcttcctgggAAACCTCTCTTTTCTGGATATCTGCTATACATCTTCCTCTGTTCCTTCAACTTTGGTGAGCTTAATCTCAAAGAAAAGgaacatttccttctctggatgtGCAGTGCAAATGTTTTTTGGATTTGCAATGGGTTCAACAGAGTGTTTGCTGCTTGGCATGATGGCTtttgaccgctatgtggccatctgtaacCCTCTGAGATACTCTGTCATCATGAGCAAGGTGGTGTATGTTCTGATGGCTTCTGTGTCATGGCTCTCTGGAGGAATCAACTCAATTGTACAAACATCTCTTGCCATGCGATTGCCTTTCTGTGAGAATAATGTAATCAATCATTTCACATGTGAAATATTAGCTGTTCTCAAGCTAGTTTGTACTGATATATCTCTCAATATTATCACAATAATGATATCAAATATGGCATTTCTAGTTCTTCCACTGCTGGTCATATTTTTCTCCTACATGTTCATCCTCTATACCATCTTGAGAATGAACTCAGCTAGAGGGAGACATAAGGCCTTTTCTACCTGCTCAGCACATCTGACTGTGGTAATTATATTTTATGGTACCATCTTCTTTATGTATGCCAAACCTAAGTCTCAAGAACTGCATGGAGAAAACAAGTTGCAAGCTTCTGACAAGCTCATTTCCCTGTTTTATGGTGTGGTGACTCCCATGCTAAATCCTATAATCTACAGCTTGAGGAATAAGGATGTAAAAGCTGCTGTAAAATATTTGCTAACAAAAAACCTATCCAGTAAGTGA